The Chryseobacterium aureum genome contains a region encoding:
- a CDS encoding Cof-type HAD-IIB family hydrolase yields MNPVQNPNIKAVFFDIDGTLISLKTKVIPESTHKAIKNLRAKGIKVIVATGRSINDLGHIKHIEFDGFLTFNGGYCMTIDGQVMFRQAIHPGDIKNLISYSEKSEVSFSLMYEDKVRISHESSQVAALYIHLNLPVPPLFDKENVDIENVMQVNIFIDPEREESFMQEVMPNSLSSRWTASFADVNPGGISKQNGVQYFCEHFNIDVSETMAFGDGGNDISMLKFVKIGVAMGNAGDNVKEVADFVTEEVDNHGVEAALIHFGLLDSH; encoded by the coding sequence ATGAATCCTGTACAAAATCCAAATATAAAAGCCGTCTTTTTTGATATTGACGGAACCTTAATCAGCTTAAAAACCAAAGTAATTCCGGAATCCACTCATAAAGCGATAAAAAATCTCAGGGCAAAAGGAATCAAAGTAATTGTGGCCACCGGCCGTTCCATCAATGATCTGGGCCATATCAAGCATATTGAATTTGATGGTTTTCTTACCTTCAATGGAGGGTACTGTATGACCATTGACGGTCAGGTGATGTTCAGACAGGCCATTCATCCCGGGGATATTAAAAACCTGATCAGTTACTCAGAAAAATCGGAGGTAAGCTTTTCATTGATGTACGAGGATAAGGTAAGAATCAGCCATGAAAGCTCGCAGGTTGCCGCCTTATATATTCATCTGAATCTTCCTGTTCCGCCTCTTTTTGATAAAGAAAACGTGGATATTGAAAATGTGATGCAGGTGAATATATTCATTGATCCTGAAAGGGAGGAATCTTTCATGCAGGAAGTGATGCCCAATTCATTATCCTCAAGATGGACAGCATCGTTTGCCGATGTAAATCCCGGAGGAATCAGCAAGCAGAACGGGGTACAGTATTTTTGTGAACACTTTAATATTGATGTCTCAGAAACAATGGCCTTCGGGGATGGCGGAAATGATATTTCTATGCTGAAGTTTGTGAAAATTGGGGTAGCGATGGGAAATGCAGGAGACAATGTGAAAGAAGTGGCAGACTTTGTTACTGAAGAAGTGGACAACCATGGCGTAGAGGCTGCCCTGATCCATTTCGGACTGCTGGATTCCCACTAA
- a CDS encoding helix-turn-helix domain-containing protein, whose amino-acid sequence MEYIEDKYFIAIADYVKEFIDEKGIDIADLAAAANVDRKQIYRLINKENVPKLSTLVRILLAAGIEPAKLFSIKFDFETYMVDNNILKAIPKRKKTN is encoded by the coding sequence ATGGAATATATTGAAGATAAATATTTTATTGCAATAGCTGATTATGTTAAAGAATTTATTGATGAAAAAGGGATTGATATTGCAGATTTAGCTGCTGCTGCTAATGTTGATAGAAAACAAATTTATAGATTAATAAATAAGGAAAATGTACCTAAATTATCTACTTTAGTAAGAATATTATTAGCAGCTGGAATAGAACCTGCAAAACTTTTTTCGATCAAATTTGATTTTGAAACATATATGGTTGATAATAATATTTTGAAAGCTATTCCTAAAAGAAAGAAAACCAATTAA
- the ccsA gene encoding cytochrome c biogenesis protein CcsA, whose translation MKKIQNILISTRTMAVLLLVYAFSMAYATFLENDYGTPTAKALIYEAKWFELIMVLLILNFVGNIARYRLWKREKWPVLIFHLAFVLIFVGGAITRYISFEGIMHIREGETSNEIVTDKNFFKIQIEEKGDVLNYQDVPYLMSPLHKDFNATYDFHGKEVKVVAKEYIQRKKDSLVADASGAEYLHLVSTGKTGRQNIYIKPGETKSINGTLVTFNRPIDGAVEFKNEGGKLFVKTPVDATYMTMATQATGSTKKDEFQPLALRSLYTINDLKLVIPEGLKKGKLLAIEGDRKKDQAVPDMLKIEIQGPKTKQEVELSVEKGNPNAYKQITMDGLNIMAGFGPKVYNTPFALKLDDFVMETYPGSSSPSAYESHIKIIDGGKETPYKIYMNHVLNHDGYRFFQSSFDPDRMGTVLSVNHDFWGTLITYIGYFFLFTGMFVIFFWKGTHFWKLNQQLKTISKNKMAVTIALFLSLGLNAQKIETHGVSDGSQTQHRHADGTLHATENNEESMHSAHSGSEQNSVAKSFDKMRVISADEAIAKNKIPKEHADKFAYLLVQNYEGRIVPMSTQALDVLRKLYKSDVFKGSDGKKLTAEQWFLSINTDTPSWTMVPMIKIVNGGDILKEKVKANEDGYTSLMNMFPADKNGQLHYVLEEDYNTAFRKKPAEQSKYDLAVIDLNDRVQAFNEFFSGQFMRVVPVKNDANSTWHSWLDQKLEPDPESQAVMGPYFSAVLDAQKNGDWAKADAELQKLSDYQQKWGKNVVPAKTKVDLEVFMNELNINFKLLILYSLVAGLLVLFGFIELFKPNKILNKTIKVIIIIGSIGYFFQFLGLIGRWYISGHAPWSNGYEAIIFISWVGITTGLALYRNANALIPAAGFTVAVMMMGFAHGGSALDPQITPLVPVLKSYWLIIHVAIIASSYGILGISFVIAVISLLFYIIAGKKSFKQHNDHTLKELTIVSEMALTIGLYALTIGMFMGGIWANESWGRYWSWDPKEAWAFISVMIYAFVLHMRLVPGLRSRWAFHVASMFAISSIVMTYFGVNYYLTGLHSYAAGDPVPVPLWVYLGLSFMVTLSAVSYFKFKYLKK comes from the coding sequence ATGAAAAAAATCCAAAATATACTAATTTCTACCCGGACAATGGCGGTATTACTATTAGTATACGCATTCTCCATGGCATATGCCACATTCTTAGAAAACGATTATGGTACCCCTACAGCGAAAGCCTTAATTTATGAAGCCAAATGGTTCGAATTAATCATGGTATTGCTGATCTTGAATTTTGTTGGAAATATAGCCAGATACAGACTGTGGAAAAGAGAAAAATGGCCGGTGCTTATTTTTCACCTTGCGTTTGTTTTAATTTTTGTGGGAGGAGCTATTACAAGGTATATCAGTTTTGAAGGGATTATGCATATCAGAGAAGGGGAAACTTCCAATGAAATTGTAACTGACAAAAATTTCTTCAAAATTCAGATTGAAGAGAAAGGAGATGTTCTGAATTATCAGGACGTTCCTTACCTGATGTCTCCGCTGCATAAAGATTTTAATGCAACCTATGATTTTCATGGGAAAGAAGTAAAGGTAGTTGCCAAAGAATATATCCAGAGAAAAAAAGACAGTCTGGTGGCAGATGCTAGCGGAGCTGAGTACCTTCACCTGGTTTCCACAGGAAAGACCGGAAGACAGAATATTTACATCAAGCCGGGAGAAACAAAGTCTATCAACGGAACTCTTGTTACCTTTAACAGACCTATTGATGGAGCTGTAGAATTTAAAAATGAAGGCGGTAAACTGTTTGTGAAAACTCCGGTAGATGCTACCTATATGACGATGGCAACCCAAGCTACAGGAAGTACCAAAAAAGATGAATTCCAGCCTTTGGCATTAAGAAGTTTATACACCATTAATGACTTAAAACTGGTTATCCCTGAAGGACTTAAAAAAGGAAAATTATTAGCTATTGAAGGCGACCGAAAGAAAGATCAGGCTGTTCCGGATATGCTGAAAATTGAAATTCAGGGTCCTAAAACAAAGCAGGAAGTAGAGCTGTCTGTTGAAAAAGGAAATCCTAACGCCTACAAGCAGATCACGATGGACGGACTGAATATTATGGCAGGTTTTGGTCCTAAAGTGTACAATACCCCTTTTGCGCTGAAGCTGGATGACTTTGTTATGGAAACCTATCCCGGAAGCTCATCCCCAAGTGCATATGAAAGTCATATCAAAATTATTGACGGCGGAAAAGAAACTCCTTATAAAATTTATATGAACCATGTCCTTAATCATGATGGGTACCGTTTCTTCCAGTCTAGTTTTGATCCTGACAGAATGGGAACCGTACTCTCTGTGAACCATGATTTCTGGGGAACATTAATTACTTACATCGGATACTTTTTCTTATTTACCGGAATGTTTGTTATCTTCTTCTGGAAAGGAACCCATTTCTGGAAACTCAATCAGCAGCTGAAAACAATCAGCAAGAATAAAATGGCGGTTACCATCGCATTATTTCTTTCATTAGGATTGAATGCCCAAAAAATTGAAACACACGGGGTTTCTGACGGGTCGCAGACCCAGCACCGTCATGCTGATGGAACACTGCATGCCACAGAAAATAATGAGGAATCAATGCACAGTGCCCATTCGGGTTCTGAACAGAATTCAGTAGCAAAATCCTTTGATAAAATGAGGGTTATTTCTGCCGATGAAGCCATTGCAAAAAACAAAATTCCTAAAGAACATGCGGATAAATTTGCTTATCTGCTGGTTCAGAATTATGAAGGAAGAATTGTTCCTATGAGCACGCAGGCGCTAGACGTATTAAGAAAACTTTATAAAAGTGATGTCTTCAAAGGTTCAGACGGAAAAAAATTAACGGCAGAGCAGTGGTTTTTATCCATCAATACAGATACCCCGAGCTGGACGATGGTTCCCATGATCAAAATTGTGAATGGTGGAGATATCCTGAAAGAAAAAGTAAAAGCAAATGAAGATGGGTACACTTCTTTAATGAATATGTTCCCTGCAGATAAAAACGGACAGCTGCATTACGTTTTGGAAGAAGATTACAATACTGCTTTCCGTAAAAAACCGGCAGAACAGTCTAAATATGATTTGGCGGTTATTGATCTTAATGATCGTGTACAGGCTTTTAATGAATTTTTCAGCGGCCAGTTTATGAGAGTGGTTCCGGTGAAAAATGATGCAAACTCTACCTGGCACTCGTGGCTGGATCAGAAGCTTGAACCGGATCCTGAAAGCCAGGCAGTAATGGGACCTTACTTCTCTGCGGTGCTGGATGCTCAGAAAAATGGTGATTGGGCTAAAGCAGATGCCGAACTTCAAAAGCTGTCAGACTATCAGCAGAAATGGGGAAAAAATGTAGTACCGGCGAAAACAAAAGTGGATCTGGAGGTTTTTATGAATGAACTGAATATCAACTTCAAACTGCTGATCTTATATTCTTTAGTGGCTGGCTTACTTGTACTGTTCGGTTTCATTGAACTTTTCAAGCCTAATAAAATACTGAATAAAACCATCAAGGTGATAATCATTATCGGAAGCATTGGATACTTTTTTCAGTTCTTGGGATTAATAGGAAGATGGTATATTTCCGGTCATGCTCCTTGGAGTAATGGGTATGAGGCTATTATCTTTATATCATGGGTAGGGATTACAACCGGATTAGCACTGTACAGAAATGCTAATGCGCTTATTCCTGCAGCCGGATTTACGGTAGCGGTAATGATGATGGGCTTTGCGCACGGAGGTTCCGCTCTTGATCCGCAAATTACGCCATTGGTTCCGGTGCTGAAATCATACTGGCTGATTATTCACGTGGCTATCATTGCTTCCAGCTATGGTATCCTGGGAATATCTTTTGTAATTGCCGTTATTAGTCTCTTATTTTACATTATTGCAGGAAAAAAATCTTTCAAACAGCATAATGATCATACATTGAAGGAGCTTACCATTGTTTCAGAGATGGCATTAACGATAGGACTTTATGCGCTTACCATAGGAATGTTTATGGGAGGGATCTGGGCCAATGAATCCTGGGGAAGATACTGGAGCTGGGATCCGAAAGAGGCCTGGGCTTTTATTTCTGTAATGATTTATGCTTTTGTACTGCATATGCGTCTGGTTCCAGGGCTTAGAAGCCGTTGGGCATTTCATGTCGCTTCCATGTTTGCTATTTCCAGCATTGTCATGACGTATTTTGGGGTAAACTATTACCTTACCGGGCTGCATTCTTATGCGGCAGGAGATCCTGTTCCGGTACCGTTATGGGTTTATCTTGGCCTTTCTTTTATGGTTACACTTTCCGCAGTATCTTATTTTAAATTTAAATATTTAAAAAAATAG
- a CDS encoding aminoglycoside 6-adenylyltransferase produces MNNLDEILKKFGEANTDIYSIVTFGSFFHLDPKKSSDSLSDLDVFVFTDDVKKYNNQNNTEWLSSFPNSVLSIYLQQGEATVRPRILFDNLFCMDITIIDKKLLLLAKRYIQLKKFGALNLLFKAIRIDNYIASFSYNISSGYKIPYSREEFYPVINAIAKEYKFETIEFNEENFKVNYNGFWQMCYKVYAGIKRDDMLYGVLANDNVLKKIIVELLVWKENLNPYKDSAIFKGKHIKKWGNDYYKTIMNELMFNQNQEEAYATLLKNITFYKSVCKGVSDWHLPELEERIISLVESEIKALSPQNERNDALALSSNL; encoded by the coding sequence ATGAATAATCTAGATGAAATTTTAAAGAAGTTTGGTGAGGCCAATACCGACATCTATTCTATTGTTACTTTTGGATCTTTTTTCCATTTAGACCCTAAAAAAAGTTCAGATTCTTTATCAGATCTGGATGTCTTTGTCTTCACAGATGATGTGAAAAAATATAATAACCAGAATAACACCGAATGGCTGTCCAGCTTTCCCAATTCAGTATTATCCATTTATCTTCAACAGGGCGAGGCTACGGTACGCCCCCGAATTCTGTTTGACAATCTTTTTTGCATGGATATTACCATCATAGATAAAAAATTACTTTTATTAGCCAAAAGATACATTCAGTTAAAAAAATTCGGAGCGCTTAATCTTTTGTTTAAAGCCATTCGGATTGACAATTATATTGCATCATTTTCCTATAATATCTCTTCAGGATACAAAATCCCCTACAGCCGTGAAGAATTTTATCCGGTAATCAATGCTATTGCTAAAGAATATAAGTTTGAAACCATCGAATTCAATGAAGAAAACTTTAAGGTAAATTACAATGGATTCTGGCAAATGTGCTATAAAGTGTATGCCGGCATAAAAAGGGATGATATGCTTTACGGTGTGCTGGCCAATGATAATGTTTTAAAAAAAATAATCGTAGAGCTTTTGGTTTGGAAAGAAAATTTAAATCCTTACAAAGATTCTGCAATTTTTAAAGGAAAACATATTAAAAAATGGGGAAATGATTACTACAAGACCATTATGAATGAGCTCATGTTTAATCAGAACCAGGAAGAAGCCTACGCAACGCTGCTGAAAAATATTACATTTTACAAATCTGTCTGTAAAGGGGTAAGCGACTGGCATTTACCTGAGCTTGAAGAAAGAATCATTTCATTGGTAGAAAGTGAAATAAAAGCATTATCTCCTCAGAATGAGCGTAATGATGCTCTAGCGCTAAGCAGTAACTTATAA
- a CDS encoding TauD/TfdA family dioxygenase, whose protein sequence is MNTEELESFNGISMVYNVENKDVSPLDWAKENTEEVQSVLEKTGILLIRGFDDVNENDFGGILSLLLGGELIDYTFRSTPRTELGNKIFTATEYHQTEWIPQHNENSYSNKWPSKIGFLCKVKADKMGNTPISDSRTAYNEIPVEIREEFERKKIMYVRNYSNIDLPWEEVFQTKDKNEVEAYCKANNILAEWTPNGLRTKQINQATLVHPTTNDKLWFNQAHLFHVSNLDSELREDLIEILGEDNLPRNTYFGDGSPIDPEVLDIIRDVYNRTKISFDWQENDLLLLDNMLYTHGREPFEGKRKVLVGMAKEYSLPLN, encoded by the coding sequence ATGAACACAGAGGAATTAGAATCCTTCAATGGGATCAGTATGGTGTATAATGTTGAAAACAAGGACGTATCACCATTGGATTGGGCAAAGGAAAATACAGAAGAAGTACAATCCGTTTTAGAAAAAACCGGAATACTTCTTATCAGAGGATTTGATGATGTTAATGAAAATGATTTTGGAGGAATCCTTTCCTTACTGCTTGGAGGAGAACTTATTGATTATACATTCAGATCCACCCCGCGTACTGAATTGGGAAACAAAATTTTCACAGCTACCGAATATCACCAGACAGAATGGATCCCTCAGCATAATGAGAATTCCTACTCAAATAAGTGGCCGTCTAAAATCGGTTTTTTATGTAAAGTAAAGGCAGATAAAATGGGGAATACCCCTATTTCTGACAGCAGGACTGCCTACAATGAAATCCCGGTAGAAATCAGAGAAGAATTTGAAAGAAAAAAAATCATGTATGTCCGAAACTATTCAAACATTGATCTGCCTTGGGAAGAAGTGTTTCAGACGAAGGATAAAAATGAGGTAGAAGCGTATTGCAAAGCCAATAATATCCTGGCAGAATGGACTCCGAATGGACTGAGAACAAAGCAAATCAATCAGGCTACACTTGTGCATCCTACCACCAATGATAAACTTTGGTTTAATCAGGCACACCTTTTCCATGTAAGTAATCTGGACAGTGAATTGAGAGAAGACCTGATCGAAATACTGGGGGAAGACAATTTACCAAGAAATACTTACTTTGGTGATGGAAGCCCTATTGATCCTGAAGTATTAGATATCATCAGAGACGTTTATAACAGAACTAAAATCAGTTTTGACTGGCAGGAAAACGATCTGCTGTTGCTGGACAATATGCTGTACACTCATGGCAGAGAGCCGTTTGAAGGAAAAAGAAAAGTATTGGTAGGTATGGCCAAAGAATACAGCCTGCCTTTGAACTAA
- a CDS encoding thioesterase II family protein yields the protein MTSKPKIIAIPFAGGNKYSFNKIEKHLSPFFEWVTLELPGRGDRFKEPLLDHIQDMIDDLFIRIKQHIITGEYVLLGHSMGCLLGYELMKKIRKNDLKLPVYTFFLGRGAPRHNRFKNKKSTLPQELFWEEIKKMGGMPDDFFKQKDLLEFFYPILKSDFKAIENYNYSKMEKPFSVPMHIIMGEEEIGEGEKTSLEDMKDWMHETDAICHFDIVKGNHFFFNENSHTIAQKIMDTIPLMN from the coding sequence ATGACGTCTAAACCTAAAATTATCGCAATTCCTTTTGCCGGCGGTAACAAATACAGTTTTAATAAAATAGAAAAACACCTGTCTCCCTTTTTTGAATGGGTTACACTAGAATTGCCGGGGAGAGGAGACCGGTTTAAAGAACCTTTACTGGATCATATCCAGGACATGATTGATGATTTGTTCATCAGAATAAAACAGCACATCATCACAGGGGAATATGTACTTCTCGGTCATAGTATGGGATGCCTTCTGGGCTATGAGCTTATGAAGAAGATCCGCAAAAATGATTTGAAATTACCGGTTTATACCTTTTTTCTGGGAAGAGGTGCCCCTAGGCATAACCGTTTTAAAAATAAGAAATCAACACTGCCCCAGGAATTATTCTGGGAAGAGATTAAAAAGATGGGAGGCATGCCCGATGATTTTTTTAAGCAGAAAGACTTACTGGAATTTTTTTATCCCATTCTGAAGAGTGATTTTAAAGCAATTGAAAACTATAATTACTCTAAAATGGAAAAACCTTTCTCTGTTCCTATGCATATCATAATGGGAGAAGAAGAAATAGGAGAGGGCGAAAAGACTTCTTTGGAGGATATGAAAGATTGGATGCATGAGACAGATGCCATCTGCCATTTTGACATCGTGAAAGGAAATCATTTCTTTTTCAATGAAAATTCCCATACTATTGCGCAAAAAATTATGGATACAATCCCATTAATGAATTGA